A single region of the Xiphias gladius isolate SHS-SW01 ecotype Sanya breed wild chromosome 17, ASM1685928v1, whole genome shotgun sequence genome encodes:
- the tbc1d8b gene encoding TBC1 domain family member 8B isoform X4, which produces MWLKPEEILLKNAFKLWVTEKDNDYFVLQRRRGYGEGGGGLTGLLVGTLDTVLDSTSKVAPYRILHHTPDSQVYWSIACGVTKEEIVQHWDWLQQNIMRTLSVFDSSEDITSFVQGKIRGLIAEEGKASLVLEDDPEKFREALLRFEKWFELPPEEKLVTYYSCSYWKGKVPCQGWLYLSTNFLCFYSYLLGAEVKLVISWDEIWRLEKTSNVILTESIHVLAHGEDHYFSMLLHLNETFVIMEQLADYSIKRLFDKEAFQRESALFDPLQITKRGLEAHAKSAQFRTFFRLPKEENLLEVHESFLWVPFSHFNTLGKICLSENYLCFASQDGSQCHVIIPMREVVNVEKPESSSRALTVCVRGKRALRFSEVRDYQRLANTIRSRCGISASPQHSASSEAIRGECQSLINHFEDNPEDVTLMVGQKDCSKAVSTEALMTVFHPQDVENLDPKMLKEKMKEQSWNIHFAEYGRGTSMFFTRKTQDLIVRGVPEALRGELWMLFSGAVNDMATHPGYYTELVEQSLGTSTLATDEIERDLHRSLPEHPAFQSDTGISALRRVLTAYAYRNPKIGYCQAMNILTSVLLLYAKEEEAFWLLVAVCERMLPDYFNRRIIGALVDQAVFEDLIRENLPQLVEHMTDLSFFSSVSLSWFLTLFISVLPIESAVNVVDCFFYDGIKAILQLGLAVLDYNMEALISCNDDAEAVTILNKFFDSVTNKDSPLPPTVQQASVGNNDKASHLNVDISELIREAYEKYGNIRSEEVESSRKRNKLHVIQTLEDTTKQNVIRVVSQEVRFSASHLDELYNLFKRQHFLSCYWTMQSPALLHHDPSLAYLEQYQLGFQQFSVLFSLLEPWAFCSTKCTLSLWVFRLIDENQDGLVNFKEFCCALDTLYSGSFTNKLKFLFKLHLPPGKVCRVVDFQDVCRMG; this is translated from the exons ATGTGGCTCAAACCTGAAGAGATTCTGCTGAAGAACGCCTTTAAATTATGGGTCACCGAGAAGGATAACGACTATTTCGTACTGCAAAGGAGACGAGGGTACGGGGAAGGTGGCGGCGGTTTGACAG GCCTCCTTGTGGGAACTCTGGATACTGTGTTGGACTCCACATCCAAAGTTGCTCCCTACCGTATTCTTCACCACACACCAGACTCACAAGTGTACTGGTCAATAGCATGTG GTGTCACCAAAGAGGAAATTGTTCAGCACTGGGATTGGCTGCAGCAGAACATCATGAGGACGCTCTCTGTTTTCGACTCCAGCGAAGACATCACCAGCTTTGTACAGGGCAAGATTAGA GGTCTTATTGCTGAGGAAGGGAAGGCATCCCTGGTGCTGGAGGACGATCCTGAGAAGTTCCGAGAAGCACTTTTGAGGTTTGAGAAGTGGTTTGAGCTGCCACCAGAGGAAAAGCTGGTCACATATTACTCATGCAGCTACTGGAAAGGCAAAGTGCCCTGTCAGGGCTGGCTCTACCTCAGCACTAACTTCCTGTGCTTCTATTCATACCTGCTGGGAGCTGAGG TGAAACTGGTCATCTCGTGGGACGAGATCTGGAGGCTGGAGAAAACCTCTAACGTTATTCTGACTGAGAGCATCCATGTCTTGGCTCATGGAGAGGATCACTACTTCTCCATGCTGCTGCACCTTAATGAAACCTTCGTTATCATGGAACAGCTGGCTGACTACTCTATCAAGCGTCTTTTTGACAAAGAGGCCTTCCAAAGAGAGTCAGCGCTCTTCGATCCCCTGCAAATTACCAAGCG AGGCCTAGAAGCTCATGCAAAGAGTGCACAGTTTCGGACGTTTTTCAGGCTTCCGAAGGAGGAAAACCTCTTAGAGGTGCACGAGAGCTTCCTGTGGGTGCCCTTCAGCCATTTTAACACACTTGGCaagatctgtctgtctgagaacTACCTGTGTTTCGCCAGTCAGGATGGAAGTCAATGCCACGTCATCATTCCAATGCGAGAG GTCGTTAATGTTGAGAAGCCAGAATCCAGCAGCAGGGCTTTAacggtgtgtgtgcgtggcaAGAGGGCGCTGCGTTTCTCTGAGGTGCGGGACTACCAGCGGCTTGCCAACACAATTCGTAGCAGGTGTGGCATCAGTGCCAGCCCTCAGCACTCTGCTTCATCAGAG GCCATACGAGGCGAATGCCAGTCACTAATCAACCACTTTGAGGACAATCCAGAGGATGTAACTCTGATGGTTGGACAGAAAGATTGCAGCAAGGCAGTGAGCACCGAGGCTCTCATGACTGTTTTCCACCCCCAGGATGTCGAAAACCTTGACCCCAAAATG cttaaagaaaagatgaaggagCAGTCTTGGAACATCCATTTTGCTGAATATGGACGTGGCACGAGTATGTTCTTCACCAGGAAGACACAAGACTTGATTGTTCGTGGTGTTCCTGAGGCCTTGAGGGGAGAGCTGTGGATGCTTTTTTCAG GAGCTGTGAACGACATGGCCACTCACCCCGGCTATTACACTGAGCTGGTTGAACAGTCTCTGGGCACAAGCACTCTGGCTACAGATGAGATTGAAAGAGACTTACACCGCTCTTTGCCAGAGCACCCTGCCTTTCAGAGTGACACAGGAATCTCGGCTCTACGCAGAGTCCTTACTGCCTATGCCTACAGGAACCCTAAAATCGGATACTGCCAG GCCATGAACATTCTCACCTCAGTTCTCCTGCTCTACGCAAAAGAAGAGGAGGCCTTCTGGCTCTTAGTAGCCGTCTGTGAGAGGATGTTGCCGGATTACTTTAACCGTCGAATAATTG GTGCTTTGGTCGACCAGGCAGTGTTCGAGGATCTGATTCGAGAAAACCTCCCCCAGTTGGTGGAGCACATGACAGACCTGAGTTTCTTCTCATCCGTGTCCTTGTCCTGGTTTCTCACTCTCTTCATCAGTGTCCTGCCCATAGAGAGCGCTGTGAACGTGGTGGACTGTTTTTTCTACGATGGCATAAAAGCAATTCTGCAGCTCGGCCTGGCTGTGCTGGACTACAACATGGAGGCTCTGATCAGCTGCAACGACGATGCAGAGGCCGTCACCATCCTCAACAA attctttGACAGTGTTACAAACAAAGACAGTCCATTGCCCCCAACAGTGCAGCAAGCTTCAGTGGGCAATAATGATAAAGCATCCCACTTGAATGTAGATATCAGTGAACTCATCCGAGAGGCCTACGAG AAATATGGAAACATCCGTTCAGAGGAGGTCGAGAGCTCAcggaaaagaaacaaactgcaTGTGATCCAGACACTGGAGGATACAACCAAGCAAAATGTA attCGGGTGGTGTCCCAAGAAGTCAGATTCAGTGCCTCACACCTTGATGAGCTTTATAATTTGTTCAAA AGGCAGCATTTCCTCAGCTGCTACTGGACAATGCAGAGCCCAGCTCTTCTACATCATGACCCCAGCCTGGCCTATTTAGAGCAGTACCAGTTGGGTTTCCAACAATTCAGCGTGCTCTTCTCCCTACTGGAGCCCTGGGCTTTCTGCAGCACCAAGTGCACCCTCTCCCTCTGGGTCTTCCGCCTGATAGATGAGAACCAGGACGGCCTTGTCAACTTTAAAGAGTTCTGCTGTGCCCTTG ATACGTTGTACAGTGGATCTTTCACAAATAAGCTGAAATTCCTCTTCAAGCTGCACCTGCCACCAG GCAAAGTATGCAGAGTTGTGGACTTCCAAGACGTATGCAGAATGGgctga
- the tbc1d8b gene encoding TBC1 domain family member 8B isoform X5 — MWLKPEEILLKNAFKLWVTEKDNDYFVLQRRRGYGEGGGGLTGLLVGTLDTVLDSTSKVAPYRILHHTPDSQVYWSIACGVTKEEIVQHWDWLQQNIMRTLSVFDSSEDITSFVQGKIRGLIAEEGKASLVLEDDPEKFREALLRFEKWFELPPEEKLVTYYSCSYWKGKVPCQGWLYLSTNFLCFYSYLLGAEVKLVISWDEIWRLEKTSNVILTESIHVLAHGEDHYFSMLLHLNETFVIMEQLADYSIKRLFDKEAFQRESALFDPLQITKRGLEAHAKSAQFRTFFRLPKEENLLEVHESFLWVPFSHFNTLGKICLSENYLCFASQDGSQCHVIIPMREVVNVEKPESSSRALTVCVRGKRALRFSEVRDYQRLANTIRSRCGISASPQHSASSEAIRGECQSLINHFEDNPEDVTLMVGQKDCSKAVSTEALMTVFHPQDVENLDPKMLKEKMKEQSWNIHFAEYGRGTSMFFTRKTQDLIVRGVPEALRGELWMLFSGAVNDMATHPGYYTELVEQSLGTSTLATDEIERDLHRSLPEHPAFQSDTGISALRRVLTAYAYRNPKIGYCQAMNILTSVLLLYAKEEEAFWLLVAVCERMLPDYFNRRIIGALVDQAVFEDLIRENLPQLVEHMTDLSFFSSVSLSWFLTLFISVLPIESAVNVVDCFFYDGIKAILQLGLAVLDYNMEALISCNDDAEAVTILNKFFDSVTNKDSPLPPTVQQASVGNNDKASHLNVDISELIREAYEKYGNIRSEEVESSRKRNKLHVIQTLEDTTKQNVIRVVSQEVRFSASHLDELYNLFKRQHFLSCYWTMQSPALLHHDPSLAYLEQYQLGFQQFSVLFSLLEPWAFCSTKCTLSLWVFRLIDENQDGLVNFKEFCCALDTLYSGSFTNKLKFLFKLHLPPGTKNPAL, encoded by the exons ATGTGGCTCAAACCTGAAGAGATTCTGCTGAAGAACGCCTTTAAATTATGGGTCACCGAGAAGGATAACGACTATTTCGTACTGCAAAGGAGACGAGGGTACGGGGAAGGTGGCGGCGGTTTGACAG GCCTCCTTGTGGGAACTCTGGATACTGTGTTGGACTCCACATCCAAAGTTGCTCCCTACCGTATTCTTCACCACACACCAGACTCACAAGTGTACTGGTCAATAGCATGTG GTGTCACCAAAGAGGAAATTGTTCAGCACTGGGATTGGCTGCAGCAGAACATCATGAGGACGCTCTCTGTTTTCGACTCCAGCGAAGACATCACCAGCTTTGTACAGGGCAAGATTAGA GGTCTTATTGCTGAGGAAGGGAAGGCATCCCTGGTGCTGGAGGACGATCCTGAGAAGTTCCGAGAAGCACTTTTGAGGTTTGAGAAGTGGTTTGAGCTGCCACCAGAGGAAAAGCTGGTCACATATTACTCATGCAGCTACTGGAAAGGCAAAGTGCCCTGTCAGGGCTGGCTCTACCTCAGCACTAACTTCCTGTGCTTCTATTCATACCTGCTGGGAGCTGAGG TGAAACTGGTCATCTCGTGGGACGAGATCTGGAGGCTGGAGAAAACCTCTAACGTTATTCTGACTGAGAGCATCCATGTCTTGGCTCATGGAGAGGATCACTACTTCTCCATGCTGCTGCACCTTAATGAAACCTTCGTTATCATGGAACAGCTGGCTGACTACTCTATCAAGCGTCTTTTTGACAAAGAGGCCTTCCAAAGAGAGTCAGCGCTCTTCGATCCCCTGCAAATTACCAAGCG AGGCCTAGAAGCTCATGCAAAGAGTGCACAGTTTCGGACGTTTTTCAGGCTTCCGAAGGAGGAAAACCTCTTAGAGGTGCACGAGAGCTTCCTGTGGGTGCCCTTCAGCCATTTTAACACACTTGGCaagatctgtctgtctgagaacTACCTGTGTTTCGCCAGTCAGGATGGAAGTCAATGCCACGTCATCATTCCAATGCGAGAG GTCGTTAATGTTGAGAAGCCAGAATCCAGCAGCAGGGCTTTAacggtgtgtgtgcgtggcaAGAGGGCGCTGCGTTTCTCTGAGGTGCGGGACTACCAGCGGCTTGCCAACACAATTCGTAGCAGGTGTGGCATCAGTGCCAGCCCTCAGCACTCTGCTTCATCAGAG GCCATACGAGGCGAATGCCAGTCACTAATCAACCACTTTGAGGACAATCCAGAGGATGTAACTCTGATGGTTGGACAGAAAGATTGCAGCAAGGCAGTGAGCACCGAGGCTCTCATGACTGTTTTCCACCCCCAGGATGTCGAAAACCTTGACCCCAAAATG cttaaagaaaagatgaaggagCAGTCTTGGAACATCCATTTTGCTGAATATGGACGTGGCACGAGTATGTTCTTCACCAGGAAGACACAAGACTTGATTGTTCGTGGTGTTCCTGAGGCCTTGAGGGGAGAGCTGTGGATGCTTTTTTCAG GAGCTGTGAACGACATGGCCACTCACCCCGGCTATTACACTGAGCTGGTTGAACAGTCTCTGGGCACAAGCACTCTGGCTACAGATGAGATTGAAAGAGACTTACACCGCTCTTTGCCAGAGCACCCTGCCTTTCAGAGTGACACAGGAATCTCGGCTCTACGCAGAGTCCTTACTGCCTATGCCTACAGGAACCCTAAAATCGGATACTGCCAG GCCATGAACATTCTCACCTCAGTTCTCCTGCTCTACGCAAAAGAAGAGGAGGCCTTCTGGCTCTTAGTAGCCGTCTGTGAGAGGATGTTGCCGGATTACTTTAACCGTCGAATAATTG GTGCTTTGGTCGACCAGGCAGTGTTCGAGGATCTGATTCGAGAAAACCTCCCCCAGTTGGTGGAGCACATGACAGACCTGAGTTTCTTCTCATCCGTGTCCTTGTCCTGGTTTCTCACTCTCTTCATCAGTGTCCTGCCCATAGAGAGCGCTGTGAACGTGGTGGACTGTTTTTTCTACGATGGCATAAAAGCAATTCTGCAGCTCGGCCTGGCTGTGCTGGACTACAACATGGAGGCTCTGATCAGCTGCAACGACGATGCAGAGGCCGTCACCATCCTCAACAA attctttGACAGTGTTACAAACAAAGACAGTCCATTGCCCCCAACAGTGCAGCAAGCTTCAGTGGGCAATAATGATAAAGCATCCCACTTGAATGTAGATATCAGTGAACTCATCCGAGAGGCCTACGAG AAATATGGAAACATCCGTTCAGAGGAGGTCGAGAGCTCAcggaaaagaaacaaactgcaTGTGATCCAGACACTGGAGGATACAACCAAGCAAAATGTA attCGGGTGGTGTCCCAAGAAGTCAGATTCAGTGCCTCACACCTTGATGAGCTTTATAATTTGTTCAAA AGGCAGCATTTCCTCAGCTGCTACTGGACAATGCAGAGCCCAGCTCTTCTACATCATGACCCCAGCCTGGCCTATTTAGAGCAGTACCAGTTGGGTTTCCAACAATTCAGCGTGCTCTTCTCCCTACTGGAGCCCTGGGCTTTCTGCAGCACCAAGTGCACCCTCTCCCTCTGGGTCTTCCGCCTGATAGATGAGAACCAGGACGGCCTTGTCAACTTTAAAGAGTTCTGCTGTGCCCTTG ATACGTTGTACAGTGGATCTTTCACAAATAAGCTGAAATTCCTCTTCAAGCTGCACCTGCCACCAG
- the tbc1d8b gene encoding TBC1 domain family member 8B isoform X3: protein MWLKPEEILLKNAFKLWVTEKDNDYFVLQRRRGYGEGGGGLTGLLVGTLDTVLDSTSKVAPYRILHHTPDSQVYWSIACGVTKEEIVQHWDWLQQNIMRTLSVFDSSEDITSFVQGKIRGLIAEEGKASLVLEDDPEKFREALLRFEKWFELPPEEKLVTYYSCSYWKGKVPCQGWLYLSTNFLCFYSYLLGAEVKLVISWDEIWRLEKTSNVILTESIHVLAHGEDHYFSMLLHLNETFVIMEQLADYSIKRLFDKEAFQRESALFDPLQITKRGLEAHAKSAQFRTFFRLPKEENLLEVHESFLWVPFSHFNTLGKICLSENYLCFASQDGSQCHVIIPMREVVNVEKPESSSRALTVCVRGKRALRFSEVRDYQRLANTIRSRCGISASPQHSASSEAIRGECQSLINHFEDNPEDVTLMVGQKDCSKAVSTEALMTVFHPQDVENLDPKMLKEKMKEQSWNIHFAEYGRGTSMFFTRKTQDLIVRGVPEALRGELWMLFSGAVNDMATHPGYYTELVEQSLGTSTLATDEIERDLHRSLPEHPAFQSDTGISALRRVLTAYAYRNPKIGYCQAMNILTSVLLLYAKEEEAFWLLVAVCERMLPDYFNRRIIGALVDQAVFEDLIRENLPQLVEHMTDLSFFSSVSLSWFLTLFISVLPIESAVNVVDCFFYDGIKAILQLGLAVLDYNMEALISCNDDAEAVTILNKFFDSVTNKDSPLPPTVQQASVGNNDKASHLNVDISELIREAYEKYGNIRSEEVESSRKRNKLHVIQTLEDTTKQNVIRVVSQEVRFSASHLDELYNLFKRQHFLSCYWTMQSPALLHHDPSLAYLEQYQLGFQQFSVLFSLLEPWAFCSTKCTLSLWVFRLIDENQDGLVNFKEFCCALDTLYSGSFTNKLKFLFKLHLPPAFTGSPLHLKEQRIQHFNPVTEDSSRLSRLTGQPLYSFFSLKTHI, encoded by the exons ATGTGGCTCAAACCTGAAGAGATTCTGCTGAAGAACGCCTTTAAATTATGGGTCACCGAGAAGGATAACGACTATTTCGTACTGCAAAGGAGACGAGGGTACGGGGAAGGTGGCGGCGGTTTGACAG GCCTCCTTGTGGGAACTCTGGATACTGTGTTGGACTCCACATCCAAAGTTGCTCCCTACCGTATTCTTCACCACACACCAGACTCACAAGTGTACTGGTCAATAGCATGTG GTGTCACCAAAGAGGAAATTGTTCAGCACTGGGATTGGCTGCAGCAGAACATCATGAGGACGCTCTCTGTTTTCGACTCCAGCGAAGACATCACCAGCTTTGTACAGGGCAAGATTAGA GGTCTTATTGCTGAGGAAGGGAAGGCATCCCTGGTGCTGGAGGACGATCCTGAGAAGTTCCGAGAAGCACTTTTGAGGTTTGAGAAGTGGTTTGAGCTGCCACCAGAGGAAAAGCTGGTCACATATTACTCATGCAGCTACTGGAAAGGCAAAGTGCCCTGTCAGGGCTGGCTCTACCTCAGCACTAACTTCCTGTGCTTCTATTCATACCTGCTGGGAGCTGAGG TGAAACTGGTCATCTCGTGGGACGAGATCTGGAGGCTGGAGAAAACCTCTAACGTTATTCTGACTGAGAGCATCCATGTCTTGGCTCATGGAGAGGATCACTACTTCTCCATGCTGCTGCACCTTAATGAAACCTTCGTTATCATGGAACAGCTGGCTGACTACTCTATCAAGCGTCTTTTTGACAAAGAGGCCTTCCAAAGAGAGTCAGCGCTCTTCGATCCCCTGCAAATTACCAAGCG AGGCCTAGAAGCTCATGCAAAGAGTGCACAGTTTCGGACGTTTTTCAGGCTTCCGAAGGAGGAAAACCTCTTAGAGGTGCACGAGAGCTTCCTGTGGGTGCCCTTCAGCCATTTTAACACACTTGGCaagatctgtctgtctgagaacTACCTGTGTTTCGCCAGTCAGGATGGAAGTCAATGCCACGTCATCATTCCAATGCGAGAG GTCGTTAATGTTGAGAAGCCAGAATCCAGCAGCAGGGCTTTAacggtgtgtgtgcgtggcaAGAGGGCGCTGCGTTTCTCTGAGGTGCGGGACTACCAGCGGCTTGCCAACACAATTCGTAGCAGGTGTGGCATCAGTGCCAGCCCTCAGCACTCTGCTTCATCAGAG GCCATACGAGGCGAATGCCAGTCACTAATCAACCACTTTGAGGACAATCCAGAGGATGTAACTCTGATGGTTGGACAGAAAGATTGCAGCAAGGCAGTGAGCACCGAGGCTCTCATGACTGTTTTCCACCCCCAGGATGTCGAAAACCTTGACCCCAAAATG cttaaagaaaagatgaaggagCAGTCTTGGAACATCCATTTTGCTGAATATGGACGTGGCACGAGTATGTTCTTCACCAGGAAGACACAAGACTTGATTGTTCGTGGTGTTCCTGAGGCCTTGAGGGGAGAGCTGTGGATGCTTTTTTCAG GAGCTGTGAACGACATGGCCACTCACCCCGGCTATTACACTGAGCTGGTTGAACAGTCTCTGGGCACAAGCACTCTGGCTACAGATGAGATTGAAAGAGACTTACACCGCTCTTTGCCAGAGCACCCTGCCTTTCAGAGTGACACAGGAATCTCGGCTCTACGCAGAGTCCTTACTGCCTATGCCTACAGGAACCCTAAAATCGGATACTGCCAG GCCATGAACATTCTCACCTCAGTTCTCCTGCTCTACGCAAAAGAAGAGGAGGCCTTCTGGCTCTTAGTAGCCGTCTGTGAGAGGATGTTGCCGGATTACTTTAACCGTCGAATAATTG GTGCTTTGGTCGACCAGGCAGTGTTCGAGGATCTGATTCGAGAAAACCTCCCCCAGTTGGTGGAGCACATGACAGACCTGAGTTTCTTCTCATCCGTGTCCTTGTCCTGGTTTCTCACTCTCTTCATCAGTGTCCTGCCCATAGAGAGCGCTGTGAACGTGGTGGACTGTTTTTTCTACGATGGCATAAAAGCAATTCTGCAGCTCGGCCTGGCTGTGCTGGACTACAACATGGAGGCTCTGATCAGCTGCAACGACGATGCAGAGGCCGTCACCATCCTCAACAA attctttGACAGTGTTACAAACAAAGACAGTCCATTGCCCCCAACAGTGCAGCAAGCTTCAGTGGGCAATAATGATAAAGCATCCCACTTGAATGTAGATATCAGTGAACTCATCCGAGAGGCCTACGAG AAATATGGAAACATCCGTTCAGAGGAGGTCGAGAGCTCAcggaaaagaaacaaactgcaTGTGATCCAGACACTGGAGGATACAACCAAGCAAAATGTA attCGGGTGGTGTCCCAAGAAGTCAGATTCAGTGCCTCACACCTTGATGAGCTTTATAATTTGTTCAAA AGGCAGCATTTCCTCAGCTGCTACTGGACAATGCAGAGCCCAGCTCTTCTACATCATGACCCCAGCCTGGCCTATTTAGAGCAGTACCAGTTGGGTTTCCAACAATTCAGCGTGCTCTTCTCCCTACTGGAGCCCTGGGCTTTCTGCAGCACCAAGTGCACCCTCTCCCTCTGGGTCTTCCGCCTGATAGATGAGAACCAGGACGGCCTTGTCAACTTTAAAGAGTTCTGCTGTGCCCTTG ATACGTTGTACAGTGGATCTTTCACAAATAAGCTGAAATTCCTCTTCAAGCTGCACCTGCCACCAG